AGCACTGGCTGTCACCAATGCTAAAACGGAGAGATTCTTTGCCCCAGCAATGCTCCCGATAGTGCCAGTGTCTCACACTCCCATGGATGCTGAGAAGCCTCTCTTAATTACGGTTGACTCATCCAGGGAGAGAAACCAGAGACAAGAGTCTTCTATGTCGACTCGTTCCTAACTTCTTTTACTTCATCTATCATCCGCCCCTGCCCCCCCTCTTAAAAAGGAAAAAGGCAAAGGCCTTCAAGAGGAGTAAGATCTTTTCGTGATGgattttggattttctttttttGGATCCAGGGCCACCCAAAGCCGAAAGTAGCTTTAAAACTTAAAGAAATAGGTAGCAAATGGTTGTTCACAGTAACAAGCTCACAGCTAAGAGATTTCAAAAGTGCATTCACCTAAAGCTTAAAACACTAGCCATTGTTCTGCAAGACTATGTTTTGAAACTACTAGTACTACTTAGGTTCTATTGTCCACAAAAGAAACGAACATTTGGATCATATAGTATTTAAGTTGATGTAGTTAAAAGTTACTCTTTAAGCCGAGCAGATAAAACAGTTAGGTGTGGAGTGTGGACTATCTATGTGACTCGGTGCAAAAGTCATCAACCAGTGCCCTTGGCATCATGTAAAGGCCTCTGCTCTCCAACAGCTGAGTTGCTGCTGATGGATTTATCTCTAGCAACTTCGCCATCATCTCTTCAAGAGGTTCATTTATCATCTGTTCATGGAGAACATAGTGACCATATCCCTGCAGATTTTCACACACACAATTTTACTTATTTCAGAAACATTTCCACGATTCCCTTCTATAAGTGCCCTATATGGTAAAGGCATGGCATGTGCCAATTACCTCAAAAAAAACAAAAGGATTAGAAGTTGGTTCACCCCCCAGTCTGCTTCGACTTAATTCCTGCACCATAGAGTTTCCACTTGAATGCAAACATATATTATAATGTCATGTATTACAATCTAGGAGTAATTGACCCCACGTTTTTTTAATCCAACGCTAATCAGTTGAATCTTTGAATAAACCTGAAGAAATGTTTTATGATATGGCTTTATACGACGATGATGGGTGAAACCTATAGCCATCCAAAATGACTCAAAAGTGAAGATTAATCTTTGGAACAAACTTCATCCGAGCTTCATACAATTATTGTAATGCAATGGAGTAAAGTATAAATAATTCTATTCAGGCATGCAGTTTAAAAGAAGAAAGAACGACATGATTTGATATGCATATAAAGGCACTTGCAGCAGGATATATTGAAAttggaaataaaaagaaaacactACCTTGACTTGCAACTGCAGAAACTTGACATAGTCAATAATATCATCCAGTGCATTTCCTAGGCCACGCTGCATTAGAGAAATGTGATAAATCAAGGGATCAAAGCTCCTcagtttaacaaaataatttaggTAAAGTAACATTGCTGCTTAACCTCTTCCATGGTTCCTTCTATGGAGTTGTtcttgttatcattattattgttcatGTTAAGCAGCTAAATTGTAagacaaatatgaataaaatgaaaTGGAAGATTAATAAAGAAAAGTTCTATTGACAAATATGAGATTATATACCAATTTAGGTTGCTAATGGAAAAAGTACGCTTTCACCCAGGTTCTTTTCTTGTTCACAAAAAAATGAATTACCTCAGAAGAACTTGGAAGCAGTTCCTGCAATGCCTTGATACTTTCATCTATTCGTAGCCTGCGTTGCTGTGTATATAGAAAATATATTATCCAagtaaaatgtttgataaatccAAACTCAAATAATGAGACAGCATCCAAATTCCAAATTCATATATATCAAAATTGCAGAGGTAATAACCATTGAAGCGTGCATTTCAGATTCACAGTACAGTACTAGTATGTTTGAAGGCTAGGAAAGATGATATACTTACACGATCAATTGCAGCAGCTCTTGATTTGGGTGCATGGTACTGTGGTTGGGACTGGAAACTGGGAGCAGAAATGGTTTCTTTCGATTGAAGGTGAGAAACATTACAATCCTCTGCTTCTGGTTTTTGCATCCAGGAAGCATGATTTTGCTGAAAGACACAAAGCTGCATTATGAGTAACTTTGTGCTACAAGAGGCTCAGATGGATGAAACAAGATTAGAAGATAGAGAAAGAACTGACCTGTGCATGGAACTCATATTCCGAGCTTGAATTTCTGCTCAAAAATCTTTCCTGTCAGACATGAATATAATCAGTCCTTTGAAGGTAATAGCAAAGGAGTTTTATCAGAAATGAATCCtgcaagaaagaagaaaagagcaATCATTTTTTATGAGGAAGTTTTTTATACGCTTGCTGAAGCTTCATGATTGTTGATTTCAGTGGGGTAAGCAGATAGCTTTAGATTCCACTGCCCGGCCTCCAGGGAGTAGCCATCCGGTCCAGAGCTGAAAGCCTTTCCTTCATTGCTATGCAGCAACTCTCTTTGAATTTCAGAGACCCCATCAACAGCATGTATGCCACCAATAGGAGAACCAATGCTCTCCAAGACATCAGCAGTAGGAAGCTTTTCAAGATTTTCTGTCAGAAATTCAACATAACTATGAGGTGTTTTGGGACAATCAATCCACTGAGATAATGATTGGAGACTAGGCTGGTTCGTGTTTCTTCCCCTTGGCGTAAGTAAGACTGGGTTTGTATCATCTACATAGTCATACGGGAACTCATTGACACTCCCATCAGAATTCAGTGACATCAAGGGGTTCTCATGACCAGGTTGTCCATCCATATCCCCTGAAGTGAAATCACTTGACCCTTAACTAGTAAAAGATAAAGAACAATCAATTACTACTAGGACAAAATACTTACAAATAGCACATCATCATACCGCAGCAAGAAGAATGAAAAACGACACTTAGTCATAGTGAAAACTGAGAAGTGAACACTGGAGCATATTTTAGCCTATTGCCAAGGCTTCTTAgttaaaatataacataaatatCATAGCAACAGCCAAGACCCAAAAATTTTATAGTTGCATCTCTTTGAACTGAAGTACAAGCAAACACAAATTGCACGGAAAATTCATCAGGAGGTACTTGGACCATGCATGATTATAATTCAATCATCATTTGTATGAACAGATAATAACGATGCATGAGGATTTCTGATCAGAAAACAGGAATGTGGACGGTGGAAACAAAGTAGATGAAATAAAAAAGAGTCTAAAACGAAATGCAACAGGTATATTCAATCTCATAGTAACATTAAATCAAAGATTTAACACCATCCATTATTGGTTCATGCTAAGAACCTAAGTATGTTCTTCAGTTAATAGTTGAACTTGAAGGAAAAAATATTTGAGAAGTTTAAACAGCGCAAAGCCATGACTTGCATATAGATGCCTTCAAATCTAAGCATGTTAAAAGAACATAGATAAATACCTTATCTTATGATAGACAAGTTTATATCAAGAAAAAGTTGTAAAGGTTTAAAGTAGCACCAAAGAGCTCATAAAACTCAACATAACAAGAGAAGAATATATAGGGGTTAAAAAAGCAAAACTTGGATATAGAAAACAGATTAATCATCTTCTCCATCTTTGGTTCTAAtccaacaaaataaaacaaaatttaagcaGGATTTCTCAAAAATCAACAGGCCAAAGCAAAGAAACCCCCAACAAACAATGACAAACAGCTTGTAAACTAGAAATTCATGGCGCAAACAAGCTCATAAAGAGGCAACATCTTCTCCCTGCTATTAAAGATTTAGAAAGAACACGCCCATGTTAAAAAACCAAAGGAGAACAAcataaaatgacaaaaaaaaaagaagtaaaatCCAAAGTTGAAAAATGCTTTGGCAATGCCATGAATAGTCATGGCAAATCGCAATAGATAAATAGTAAAACATTATTAACCTATATTCATGAATCTTTACATAATGAAAATCGAGAACGACTTACATTGGTGATCAGAGGCGAGGCTTTAGAAATGGGGTTTAAGAGAAAAAGGAGGGGGGGGAAGAAAAAATAGGGCAGGTTCTTTAGCTGTCACCTTTGCACGGAGTTCCAGCCTATACGTACTTATAACAGAACACTTGGGCAGCAGCCAGCAGATAATGGTGATGGtatgataaaattattattttacccctaTCCCACGCTCAATCCAGTTAaactatgattttttttatatatatgggTTACTATTTCCACTTCCACAAATAGAATTAGAAAAGTATGATGTGtttcattttttaatatatttaattcaatatattaaaaaatctttaaactattaaataagttattaaattattttgtacTTAAATAATTCACTCTCTTACTATTTTTAATAtcaggtttttattttaattttattttgatacaataaaattataaacactttaaaattaacataaaatttaaaagaaaaatcataatttttaaaagagtaattaagtgtatatatatatatatatatatatatatattttcaagaaattttaaaatatttttatttttatttgataaatcATTCACATAAGCATAAAATACAAATtaaattaacattttaaattttttcattttaatattaaaatcaagaatttatttaattataaatttagtaTATAATAGTTGAACACAATTAACAAAAATGTAAAGAAAGAATTTAAATTGCATCAGTCTACGAGTCTCTTCCTTTTTGTGTATGGTATAGTCATTTCATTTAATAATAtcgaataatttaaaatttaatttaaaagttattttttgacccaaatatttttagaaatggaATGTGTTTTTTCTTGGGTAGATCCTATTTCAATAAGAACTTGATGAATCAATCCATTCACATGTCTTGCttttattttgtatcgaggtttAGTCCACGTATTGCCTAACGTAAAATAACTAATGGATTTGTTTAgacttatattaaaaaaaaaaaaaagatttgatGAGTGGCGAGAGTGTTGGGCCATAACCTCAGTAAATGAATGGCCCAATATTTTAACAACTAGTCTAGCTACGGCGTCGTTTTATTATGAAGTCAAAAGTGGCCTTTTAGCAGTGGCCCGAGCCCCAAATCACCTCCGACTCCGATACCTGGTAGAAGCAGCACACAGGTCCATCTCCGTCTCCTCTCTTTCCCGCTTCCTTCGACTTGCTTTCTCGCCTTTTGCTTCAAACCCTACTTCTCTTCTTCATTCTCAAAATGAAGCTCGTCAGGTCAGTTTTAGTTTCCTCTTCAACCTTAGCtcttgattttgaaacataaaacaTAGGCAACTTTTTAGATTCTCTTCATTATGGTTTCGGATTGAACAAACAATGTGCAGGTTTTTGATGAAGTTGAACAATGAAACGGTGTCGATTGAGCTCAAGAACGGAACCGTCGTTCACGGAACCATCACAGGTTCCTCTATTTTCCCTCTCTTCCTCTTTTTTCCCCTTACATTAGGGTTTAGCTAAACCTTAACCCCTGCGCTTTGGCCAAGTTGTAAATTGTTTGTTATAATTTCTTGTCAATATGCCATAGATGTTTAGGGTTTGTTTTTACATTATTCTGTTTTTCTAAAATGAGTTATGCCAATTAAAATCCTAGTTCCCATCTCGGTTGTGCATTCTGTAGCTAGCCTTTTCTTATATTACTTTCTTTAAAAACTGTGAACAGATTTAACTGATCACGCATGATATCAGTTATCCATTAGTTATACCTTTTAAGATGAACTGGTTTTGCAGTCTGTATGTTGTAGTGTTGACTATTCTGCTTATTGAATTTGCAGGTATGATATTATTATGAGTTGGTTAATACTAGATGAAATTGGGTCAATTGTGGACTTTCTTTATGCAATTAACTGATTACTATATGCACAAGTTTCTTTTTACCTCTTTGTTGTTATTGGATGACTTTGTGTAcaagcctatatctttataatttttaaagggttaaatcaaaattttattatttttggaggGCTAAAGAGAAATTTTAccattacttttaaaattttataaattataaagggcctaaattaaatatttaccatTTTAGGGCCCTCTGGGTCTCTCCTTCACTGTTTGTGTAGTTTTAGTAATGGACCCGTTTATTTCCTTTTAGTTCTTATTATTTACTCTCTTTCTTGCTGAGTTTTTGAAGAGTCAAATCACACCGGCAAATTCATGTCTATCTACGCAATGTCTTATTGGTACCACATTgcgtgattattattattatttcgatGGAAACCACATTGCATTATTTAATTTACTGTTTTCATGAGAACCAATGTTTTTGGAACCGATCAGACCACTGGTTCCCAGTTTGGGCGGTTTAGAGCAAATAAATCAGTAAAAATTCAAAAGATAAAATAttacttaaaaattataaataaataaaaaaacggTTCAACTGGTCCATTCCGGTTTTCAGGTCAACCAGACTAGTACCCCCGGCTGGTTTTGGGTCTGACTAGCCAGTTTGGCCCAGTTCAGACAACACTAATGAGAACACTATAGTTACTGTGCCTAACTTTAATAATGACACATACTTTGAAGCCATTCTCCTCCTGGAAAAGATGCAATGGTTTTCTTTGACACAACTGATCATTTCTTAGGACACTTTAAGCTCATGATGATTTCTATAGATGGAgaaatagtgtgatgatatcttgCTTAGGGGAAAAATCTTTTTCTAGGAGCATATACTATTTGACTTTGATCGAAATTCACATAAACATGTGCGTCCACATTTTGCAGTAGCTTGTAATATGTGTTCCTTCTGGCTTCCCAATAATAGGTTTAGTCTCCTACATTACTGGATTTCTTGCTCACAGATGTGCTGCTATGTCTCTCACTCCCTCTtattttgtatttctataataaAAAGTTTTTTATGTATGTTTCGAACTTTGGCAGCATCTGTTTGGACCGTAAATATTAGAGTTTAAAGACTGTTAAATATTCTTAGTGATTTCCTGATTGAACATACACACATATTGGTAAGGCATTTTTGGTTGACTGATTGGATTTGATATGTTTGTTTTAGGCGTGGATATCAGCATGAACACCCATCTGAAAACAGTGAAACTTACATTGAAGGGGAAAAATCCAGTGAGTTTGGATCACCTCAGTGTGAGGGGTAACAATATTCGCCATTATATCCTGCCTGACAGCTTAAATCTTGAGACATTGCTGGTTGAAGAGACACCAAGAGTGAAGCCCAAGAAGGCAACAGCTGGTATTCTCATTTCTTCCTGGCTTCTATCTTCTCTGTTTGAATGCCCTGCTTTTATAAATTTGTTTTCTTGTAGTATTTATCTTTGTAATGCATTTCCAAATTCAGGCAGGCCTTTGGGACGTGGTCGGGGTCGTGGGCGTGGACGTGGACGTGGTCGAGGCCGTTGAATATGTTGCTTTGTTTCCAAATTTTTGTGACAGCTGGCTGTGTAGGCAGCTTTGTTATAGTGAGAATTTGTGGGCGATGCTACGAATTTTAAAGGAATTGTATTGGTGTTTTACTGTTCCGTGTGATTATTAGCCTGGGTTGAATAGCTTAATCAAGAATCCTGAGGTTCACCGCTCTTTAATTTTAGTTTCTCCTCTTACCCCATGTTTCTCGTATCATTTTACAAAGTCTATTTTATTCcaaattcaaataaataaataaataaataaaaaggtgcAACTGAttttaacttttcaaaagcacCCACTGAAAATTTTTCAGGATTCagttttaatatataaataataggtTGGGTAAGAGTAAGCTGAGCATATACTTTTAGATTAAGGTTTGGTACTTCAATTCAATGCAATCTCTCTTTAAAACCCTGAATTTCGTAATTCTATAGACGGAAGGTAGTTACCTTTCGAATTTATTCAAAAATTTGTATTTCGTCCTATACTTGGGTAGTTTTGTATTAACTTATCATTAATTTGTACTAGGTgtgataaatataaatgaaaaattatttttaaaaatatttataaaataaaagcgtatgaaaaaataaaaattagatctAAGTTCCAGTTAAATATTTTTAACCAAATTCATTACATATTAACTCTTAACTATAAATATaatatcaaatcaaatcaaatatgTAAGTGCTTTCTCTCTTTGAAGCGGGCTCCTTTGGATGCCCAATTCCTTCTACTGTGGCGAgtttatttattgaatttattttgtcAAGTGAAAATAGTTTCACCTCACTGGCTGGAGCATTAAGCATAGGTGAAGGAAATGACTTTGCAGTGGGAATTAATTTTTACCATTTAACCTTTCATATTGTCGTTATGAAATacaatttgaatttttattatagAATAATCTtaatatgttttaatattttataataaatatatacaaaggtcataataatttattatgtAATCTATATAATGTTGGCttgataataatttaataaatatatacattttagtatgaattaattttaaataagtagGTGCatgaataataaaaaataatacaaatataattaataataaaattatcattttaacataaataataattcaatatatcttactatttaatataaaatataattaccTATTTTACATATGTAActtaatttaatgtttttaataatcattttatgATCTCACCTATTGTTACAATTGCAGTTGATTTTCGACATATTACtcactatttattttaattttattattatagtgtTCAATCTCACTATTATAATAATTAATCTTACCTTCATCGCTATTTTCAATCTGGATTAAACTaaatttagtaaaaaaaaattaattgtaaAGAATAAAAGTATTTGCATCACCAACTCATTATGTTGGTGATCCTTAAAGCTATTTAGTTCACCTAAAACTTCCCTTATctttctatttcattttattatcCTCAGGTGCCCCTCAGCCCAACCACCTCACCTTGTTTTTTATGGTTCTGGTGCTATTTTTTTGGAAATAGCTCTCTCTCTCTTTCATTTTTGAGGTGCAATCGATGTAAAATCACCTAGGTGGCCATATGTGACTCATATTTCTCCGACCCCAATATTGTCTTCCATTTTTGTGCCCATAAATGAAAATTCATTACAAGTTCAAATCTCAGAGGTCGTTTTCATTTGCATGAAGTGAAATCTTTGTGTTTCATTATTTTAAACTGCTTTATTACTGCATTAGTCTCTATTCCAAGAGCGTTGATCAATATCCCAGGAGTAATTAAGGATGCAAAATTTAGTCTTAAAATAAAGCTTTCGAAGGGTAGACTCTAttcaatataattaaataaattgttttaaaaattataaaaatttcaggatttttattattttaaattcatacCCTAATTTATTTCCGGTCCAATTTAActctaaaaataatttttgttttcaaaaaatagTGGGTTTGGCAAAGCATATTTAAACAAAGATTCTACTACTTGGGTCCTCCTTAGACAGTCCAAAAAGGCGAATGCAACTGATCAGCTGGCCTAGGAGATGGAAAACTGGAAGCAAATTGGCATAAGAACCATCAAAATGTCTACCTGTAATTCCAATAATTTCCAGAAAGCTCTTCTTTGTTGTCTTATGGCGTAAGTTATAGCAACCCCAGATATGACTACTTATCTAATTCACATTTATTTAATGATTAGAACAACCTATATTAAATGTCCTGATAAGAAATCAATTTCTTTCATCTGTATACCGACAAttgatttttctctttttcttttataaGACGTGAGGTGAGGAATGAGGATGGTCAAACTTTTCAATGCTGTTTTTCTATAgaaccaaaatataaataaaataagacGTGGCAAGAGATGAGTAGGGAGTGATAGAACAGTACCATAAGAACCGGACAAAacaaataaaggaaaaaaaatctGAAAACATGACGAACTGCCAAGCTACAGACACAACACAGTACCCAAGAAAGCTGTCAAAGAAAGGCAAAGCGGAAAGTGACCTCAACACCACTTTGATCTCTTAACCATTGAAATCCCATCCCCATATTGCGCTCTAAATCTTCTCTTCCTTTTTCCGTTGACTTTGATTCCCACTTCCCTTCCCACAGTACCCTTCGTTTGTTCCTGTTTTCCCTGTTGTTTCCTTTTACAACGTTGTTTCGCCAGCATGTTTCTTACATTTGCATGCCCAATTTAAGGTAATCTCCTCCTCgtcgattttttttctttttggggttGCATTTTTTTTGTTATCGGAGAAAACGATGAGGGTGATGAAACTGCCCAGAAAAAAGGTTAAATTTTGGTGTTAATGGTTGGGTTTTCGTATTTCTGTTTGTAATTTTTCAAGTGATCTGTTATGATCATCTGAAATTGGGTTTGGAATCTGGGTTTTGATCTAACTTGTAAAAACTCAACTCTCTTTTTTAGGGGTATTTtttgaatgatatgcatgtggGTTGATTGTAGGGTACTTTTTTCTTTCTATGAAGCGTTATTATTTGACTTGTTAATGGAATTTTCAGTAATTTTGGTGttagttagttttttttttttttttgcatgaaaCAGGAAGTTTAAATTTCACTCAGATCTGCTAATCAAAGCAAAAGGATTACATGATTATTTCACTACATTAGCTTTATCTGAATAGAGTTGAATTGAACGCTGTTCTGTTGGGGATAAAAAGCTTTTATTGATTTCTGAATAAATCTCTTTTTGGACTCATTTAGGGGTTCCACATTGAGTGGCTATGCACTCAAGTTCTCCTTGAGCTTAATTGAATGGTGTTCTTGAACTTATCTGGTCGAGTAATTATGAACAATTCCATTTCATGTGGTTTTCTGTAGATTAGAGGCCTGGAGCTATGTCAATGGTAGCCATCGAGAGCATGGCATCGTTGAGCACTGATGTTTTCTACGACATATTGAGGCGCCTTGATGGTCCAAGTTTGGCTGCCGCAGCATGTGCTTGTGCAACGTTTTGTTCTATCTCTAGAGAGGAGAGATTATGGGAAAATGTTTGTTCTTCTATGTGGCCTTCAACCAACAGGGAAGATGTGAAAAGTTTGATTTCGTTGATTGGTGGGTTTAGAAAATTCTATGCGGATTGTTTTCCGCTTATTGTTAATAAGGAAGTAACGGAGTATCGGTGGAATGGCTATCTTGAGAACCCCGAAGAGTGGACAGAAGCTGAGTATTATGGCGACACCGTCGAACTAGAAAGTATTTCACCACTAGATTTTGTTTCAATTGTGGATATCAGGTATAAGGATAAAACAATATGCTCAAAAGTGCTGTGGGGTATTCCTAATGCAAATGGATCCAATAGTTGGTTTCACAACTGCCCGTTTCGGATCGATCTTCTCAATTATGCAGCTAGAGATGATGATAGTGAAAGTGAGGTTACCCTTTCGGTTTCTGATGGCCTGCCACCTATTACTTCTatggaaaaggaaaggaaagatgGGAAGCTATGGAAGGAGCTACGAGACGGCCTTCGCCTTAGTTGGATCGTTGTAAACCGGAAAGTTAAACAAGCTGCTAACCTTGCAAGCTGGAGCCCTCTTGGCGGACAGAGACATTGGCCAACGGACAAAGATTTCGTGATAAGGTTCGGGTCTGTGCTTCCTGCCAAGGACATCCTTCCATGTCAAGTAGTGGAATGCATTCTGATAATGAAGTTCAGAGTCGTGAACACAGAAGG
This is a stretch of genomic DNA from Gossypium arboreum isolate Shixiya-1 chromosome 11, ASM2569848v2, whole genome shotgun sequence. It encodes these proteins:
- the LOC108472520 gene encoding small nuclear ribonucleoprotein SmD1a-like, which codes for MKLVRFLMKLNNETVSIELKNGTVVHGTITGVDISMNTHLKTVKLTLKGKNPVSLDHLSVRGNNIRHYILPDSLNLETLLVEETPRVKPKKATAGRPLGRGRGRGRGRGRGRGR
- the LOC108470896 gene encoding transcription factor LRL2, whose translation is MDGQPGHENPLMSLNSDGSVNEFPYDYVDDTNPVLLTPRGRNTNQPSLQSLSQWIDCPKTPHSYVEFLTENLEKLPTADVLESIGSPIGGIHAVDGVSEIQRELLHSNEGKAFSSGPDGYSLEAGQWNLKLSAYPTEINNHEASASERFLSRNSSSEYEFHAQQNHASWMQKPEAEDCNVSHLQSKETISAPSFQSQPQYHAPKSRAAAIDRQRRLRIDESIKALQELLPSSSERGLGNALDDIIDYVKFLQLQVKELSRSRLGGEPTSNPFVFFEGYGHYVLHEQMINEPLEEMMAKLLEINPSAATQLLESRGLYMMPRALVDDFCTESHR
- the LOC108470971 gene encoding F-box protein At2g27310-like; translation: MSMVAIESMASLSTDVFYDILRRLDGPSLAAAACACATFCSISREERLWENVCSSMWPSTNREDVKSLISLIGGFRKFYADCFPLIVNKEVTEYRWNGYLENPEEWTEAEYYGDTVELESISPLDFVSIVDIRYKDKTICSKVLWGIPNANGSNSWFHNCPFRIDLLNYAARDDDSESEVTLSVSDGLPPITSMEKERKDGKLWKELRDGLRLSWIVVNRKVKQAANLASWSPLGGQRHWPTDKDFVIRFGSVLPAKDILPCQVVECILIMKFRVVNTEGEGVETTLKLTELSMQLEDMEGAHVNGRNSLLILKEALSCRRSKNYSEVLESCHLYSKVQSELKEEKMRNESRIDRLCILSGIAAFVTFWYYIL